A stretch of the Zonotrichia leucophrys gambelii isolate GWCS_2022_RI chromosome 22, RI_Zleu_2.0, whole genome shotgun sequence genome encodes the following:
- the ANK1 gene encoding ankyrin-1 isoform X5, with protein sequence MAQAAKQLKKIKDIEAQALQEQKEKEESNRKRRNRSRDRKKKADAATSFLRAARSGNLEKALDHLRNGVDINTCNQNGLNALHLASKEGHVKMVVELLHKEIVLETTTKKGNTALHIAALAGQQDVVRELVNYGANVNAQSQKGFTPLYMAAQENHLEVVKFLLENGANQNVATEDGFTPLAVALQQGHENVVAHLINYGTKGKVRLPALHIAARNDDTRTAAVLLQNDPNADVLSKTGFTPLHIAAHYENLSVAQLLLNRGASVNFTPQNGITPLHIASRRGNIIMVRLLLDRGAQIETRTKDELTPLHCAARNGHVRIAEILLDHGAPIQAKTKNGLSPIHMAAQGDHLDCVRLLLQYSADIDDITLDHLTPLHVAAHCGHHRVAKLLLEKGAKPNSRALNGFTPLHIACKKNHIRVMELLLKTGASIDAVTESGLTPLHVAAFMGHLPIVKTLLQRGASPNVSNVKVETPLHMAARAGHTDVAKYLLQNKAKANAKAKDDQTPLHCAARIGHTGMVKLLLENNANPNLATTAGHTPLHITAREGHMDTAQALLEKGASQTCMTKKGFTPLHVAAKYGKVDVAELLLAHDAQPNAAGKNGLTPLHVAVHHNNLEIVRLLLPKGSSPHNSAWNGYTPLHIAAKQNQMEVASSLLQYGASANAESMQGVTPLHLAAQEGHADMVALLFSKQANGNLGNKSGLTPLHLVAQEGHVQVADVLVKHGVTVDATTRMGYTPLHVASHYGNIKLVKFLLQHQADVNAKTKLGYTPLHQAAQQGHTDVVTLLLKHGASPNEISTNGTTPLAIAKRLGYISVTDVLKIVTEETDIPSVGDKHRMSFPETVDEILDVSEDEGTAHVTVMEEELVAKPKTPDLREQEGKRELLEFMATTTLEQTVESPAVLQVPCVPPETVVTRAEETEQVGPVETEAEQVSLLHAPSVSPQEPSKEFDEDSLIPSSPATETSDNISPVASPVHTGFLVSFMVDARGGSMRGSRHHGLRVVIPPRACAAPTRITCRLVKPQKLPAPPPLAEEEGLGSRIIALGPAGAQFLSPVIVEIPHFASYGRGDRELVVLRSENGSVWKEHRNRYEESYMDQLLNGMDEELESQEELDKKRVCRIITTDFPLYFVVMSRICQDCDMIGPEGGCLKSTLVPMVQATFPDAAVTKRVRLALQAQPVPDELVTKLLGNQATFSPIVTVEPRRRKFHRPIGLRIPLPPSWKDNPRDSGEGDTTSLRLLCSVIGGTAQAQWEDITGTTKLIYENECANFTTNVSARFWLADCPRTAEAVHFATMLYKELTAVPYMAKFVVFAKMNDAREGRLRCYCMTDDKVDKTLEQHENFTEVARSRDIEVVEGMPLHVELSGNLVPVKKAAQPRTFLFQSFRENRLVIPIKVRDSSREASGSLSFLRKAMKYEDLQHVLCHLNITIPPCSKGSGSEERRRTLTPLSLRERYSILSETSFGSLSSTDKADQKMVDIAEQLGLSWAELARELQFGVDDINRIRVENPNSLLEQSIALLNLWASREGKNVKIENLYTALRNIDRSEIVNMLEGSGRQSRSLKGSWRYSDRDYSLSPSQMNGYASLQDELLSPASLHYTLPSPLRADQYWNEVAIMDAIPMAATEQDALMEMSDMQVWSSGLTPSLVTAEDSSLECSKAEDSDATSEGRFPGQLLADAHGPDHMGSMDLVEDDTVDSDAMNGLIDLLEQEEGQRPEGKMPSGDHHQAGTGEQDPESEVSFVSVQEKVQTRILTSPTFSHEVEKSADRLRDWNAEGSFISCLQDLTAGSWQEGVTRRLLPTHSTASGAQGQQQGQVLVAPTELLRVSSAEDSEWQPQHPTGGWQEEPQSRFFGQGNEALHLPGEQVTEEQFTDDQGNIITKKIIRKVVRQLGPGDMGDRQEQEELILEGSLQEHPDLEADEDHFMKYSILHRDGLGAKEEVRVRVPKPEVSGGRMGAQIVKRASLKRGKQ encoded by the exons aaaggaaacacagccctgcacatcGCTGCcttggctgggcagcaggacgTGGTCCGGGAGCTGGTGAACTATGGGGCCAACGTCAATGCACAGTCCCAG AAAGGCTTCACACCTCTGtacatggcagcacaggagaaCCACCTGGAGGTTGTGAAGTTCTTGCTGGAAAATGGAGCCAACCAGAACGTAGCCACAGAG GATGGCTTCACTCCATTAGCTGTGGCTCTCCAGCAAGGACATGAGAACGTGGTTGCCCACCTCATCAACTACGGGACGAAGGGCAAGGTGcgcctgcctgccctgcacatCGCAGCGCGCAACGACGACACGCGCACGGCGGCCGTGCTGCTGCAGAACGACCCCAACGCTGACGTCCTCTCCAAG ACTGGATTCACCCCTTTGCACATTGCAGCCCACTATGAGAATCTCAGCGTGGCGCAGTTGCTGCTGAACCGTGGGGCCAGTGTCAACTTCACACCCCAG AATGGGATCACTCCCCTGCACATCGCATCCCGCCGGGGCAACATCATCATGGTGCGGCTGCTGCTGGACCGTGGGGCCCAGATAGAGACCAGGACCAAG gaTGAGCTGACCCCTCTCCACTGTGCAGCACGCAACGGGCACGTGAGAATTGCAGAGATCCTCCTGGACCACGGGGCTCCCATTCAAGCCAAAACCAAG AATGGCCTGTCGCCCATCCACATGGCAGCCCAGGGTGACCACCTGGACTGCGTGCGCCTGCTGCTGCAGTACAGCGCCGACATCGACGACATCACCCTGGACCACCTGACGCCCCTGCACGTGGCCGCTCACTGCGGGCACCACCGCGTGgccaagctgctgctggagaagggggCCAAGCCCAACTCCCGAGCCCTG aatGGCTTCACACCCCTCCATATTGCCTGCAAGAAAAACCACATCCGagtgatggagctgctgctgaagacGGGTGCCTCCATTGATGCTGTCACAGAG TCCGGCCTGACCCCCCTGCATGTGGCTGCCTTCATGGGACACCTGCCCATTGTCAAGACTCTGCTGCAGCGTGGAGCCTCTCCCAACGTGTCCAACGTG AAAGTAGAGACTCCTCTGCACatggcagccagagctgggcacacagaTGTGGCAAAGTACCTGCTGCAGAACAAAGCCAAAGCCAATGCCAAGGCCAAG GATGACCAGACTcctctgcactgtgctgcaCGCATCGGCCACACTGGCATGGTCAAACTCCTCCTGGAGAACAACGCCAACCCCAACCTGGCCACCACGGCAGGGCACACGCCCCTGCACATCACTGCCAGAGAGGGGCACATGGAcacagcccaggccctgctggagAAGGGAGCCTCACAGACCTGCATGACCAAG AAAGGATTTACCCCTCTCCACGTTGCAGCCAAGTATGGAAAGGTGGATGTGGCAGAGTTGCTGCTGGCGCACGATGCTCAGCCCaatgcagcagggaag AATGGCCTGACTCCACTGCACGTGGCTGTGCACCACAACAACCTGGAGATCGtcaggctgctgcttcccaagggCAGCTCCCCACACAACTCAGCCTGG aACGGGTACACCCCGCTGCACATCGCTGCCAAGCAGAACCAGATGGAGGTGgccagcagcctgctgcagtACGGCGCCTCTGCGAACGCTGAGTCCATGCAGGGAGTCACCCCCCTGCAcctggctgcccaggagggCCACGCCGACATGGTGGCTCTGCTCTTCTCCAAACAAGCCAACGGCAACCTAGGCAACAAG AGTGGCCTGACTCCTCTCCACCTCGTGGCCCAAGAGGGGCATGTGCAGGTTGCTGATGTTCTggtgaaacatggagtcacaGTGGATGCAACAACCAGG ATGGGCTACACCCCTCTGCACGTGGCCAGCCATTACGGGAACATCAAGCTGGTGAAgtttctgctgcagcaccaaGCAGATGTCAATGCCAAGACCAAG ctgggctACACGCCCCTGcaccaggcagcccagcagggccacaCGGACGTGGTGACGCTGCTGCTGAAGCACGGAGCATCGCCCAACGAGATCAGCACA AATGGCACCACTCCCCTGGCCATCGCAAAGCGCCTCGGCTACATCTCTGTCACCGACGTGCTCAAGATTGTCACAGAGGAGACCGACATCCCG TCTGTTGGTGACAAACACCGCATGAGCTTCCCAGAAACTGTAGACGAGATTCTGGACGTGTCAGAGGATGAAG GCACTGCTCATGTCACAGTAATGG AGGAAGAGCTGGTTGCAAAGCCCAAGACACCTGATCTCAGAGAGCAGGAAGGCAAAAGAGAGCTGCTGGAGTTCATGGCCACGACGACACTGGAGCAAAC GGTGGAGTCTCCAGCTGTCCTGCAGGTCCCCTGCGTCCCACCTGAAACTGTGGTGACCAGAGCTGAGGAGACTGAGCAGGTAGGACCTGTGGAGACAGAAGCTGAGCAAGTCAGCCTGCTGCATGCACCCTCGGTGTCCCCACAGGAG CCCTCCAAAGAGTTCGATGAGGACTCTCTgatccccagcagcccagccacGGAGACCTCAGACAACATCAGCCCAGTGGCCAGCCCCGTGCACACAGG GTTCCTGGTGAGCTTCATGGTGGATGCTCGTGGCGGCTCCATGCGGGGCAGCCGGCACCACGGGCTGCGCGTGGTGATCCCGCCCCGCGCCTGCGCGGCACCCACCCGCATCACCTGCCGCCTGGTGAAACCCCAAAAGCTGCCTGCACCCCCTCCCCTGGCTGAGGAGGAGGGCCTGGGCAGTCGGATCATTGCTCTGGGGCCTGCTGGTGCCCAGTTCCTCAG CCCTGTCATCGTGGAGATCCCACACTTTGCCTCCTATGGGCGTGGGGACCGTGAGCTGGTGGTGCTGCGCAGCGAGAACGGCTCCGTGTGGAAGGAGCACCGCAACCGCTACGAGGAGAGCTACATGGACCAGCTGCTCAACGGCATGGACGAGG agctggagagccaggaggagctggacaAGAAGCGCGTCTGCCGCATCATCACCACCGACTTCCCTCTCTACTTCGTGGTCATGTCCCGGATTTGCCAGGACTGCGACATGATCGGCCCTGAGGGAGGGTGTTTGAAAAGCACACTGGTGCCCATGGTGCAGGCCACCTTCCCAGACGCTGCTGTCACCAAGAGAGTGAGGCTGGCCCTGCAG gcacagcctgtgcctgaTGAGTTGGTGACCAAGCTGCTGGGGAACCAAGCCACCTTCAGCCCCATTGTCACCGTGGAGCCGCGGCGGAGGAAGTTCCACCGCCCCATCGGCCTCCGGATCCCGCTGCCACCGTCCTGGAAGGACAATCCCAGGGACAGCGGCGAGGGTGACACCACCAGCCTGCgcctgctctgcagtgtgatCG GAGGGACAGCCCAAGCCCAGTGGGAAGACATAACAGGCACCACAAAGCTAATCTACGAAAATGAGTGTGCTAATTTTACCACCAATGTGTCTGCCAG GTTCTGGCTGGCCGACTGCCCACGCACAGCTGAGGCCGTGCACTTTGCCACCATGCTGTACAAGGAGCTGACAGCCGTGCCCTACATGGCCAAATTTGTGGTGTTTGCCAAGATGAACGACGCGAGGGAGGGCCGGCTGCGCTGCTACTGCATGACTGACGACAAGGTGGACAAGACTTTGGAGCAGCATGAGAACTTCACTGAGGTGGCCCGCAGCAGGGACATCGAG GTGGTGGAGGGAATGCCTTTGCACGTGGAACTCTCAGGGAACCTGGTGCCTGTCAAGAAGGCAGCTCAGCCCCGCACCTTCCTCTTCCAGTCCTTCCGCGAGAACCGTCTCGTCATTCCCATCAAG gtcagggacagcagcagggaagccagtggctccctgtccttcctgcGTAAGGCCATGAAATACGAGGACCTGCAGCACGTGCTCTGCCACCTGAACATCaccatcccaccctgcagcaAG ggaaGTGGCAGTGAGGAGCGAAGGAGGACACTGACCCCATTGTCCCTGCGGGAGCGATACAGCATCCTAAGTGAGACCAGTTTTG GctctctgagcagcacagacaaGGCAGACCAGAAGATGGTTGACatagcagagcagctgggcctcagctgggctg AGCTGGCGCGTGAGCTGCAGTTCGGCGTGGACGACATCAACAGGATACGTGTGGAGAACCCCAActccctcctggagcagagcatcGCCTTACTCAACCTCTGGGCCAGCCGTGAGGGCAAGAACGTCAAGA TTGAGAACCTGTACACGGCGCTGAGGAACATCGACCGCAGCGAGATCGTCAACATGCTGGAGGGCTCGGGCCGGCAGAGCCGCAGCCTCAAGGGGAGCTGGCGCTACTCGGACAGGGATTACTCCCTCTCCCCGTCCCAGATGAATG GTTACGCTTCGCTGCAGGAcgagctgctgtcccctgcctcCCTGCATTACACACTGCCATCCCCGCTGCGTGCCGACCAGTACTGGAATGAGGTGGCCATCATGGATGCTATCCCCATGGCTGCCACTGAGCAGGATGCCCTGATGGAGATGTCCGACATGCAGGTGTGGTCCTCGGGGCTCACCCCCTCGCTGGTGACTGCTGAGGACTCCTCTCTGGAGTGCAGCAAGGCGGAGGACTCGGATGCCACGAGCGAAGGACgcttcccagggcagctcctggcagatgCTCATGGCCCAGACCACATGGGCTCCATGGACCTGGTTGAGGATGACACAGTGGACTCAGATGCCATGAATGGGCTGATTGACCTCCtagagcaggaggaggggcagAGGCCAGAGGGGAAGATGCCATCTGGTGATCATCATCAAGCAGGGACTGGGGAGCAGGACCCGGAGAGTGAAGTCTCTTTTGTTTCAGTTCAGGAGAAGGTGCAAACCAGGATCTTGACATCACCCACCTTTAGCCATGAAGTGGAGAAGAGTGCAGACAG GCTGAGGGACTGGAATGCAGAAGGCTCCTTTATCTCCTGCCTACAGGACCTGACAGcgggctcctggcaggagggagTCACCCGAAGGCTGCTCCCAACGCACAGCACAGCCTCCGGGGCGCAGGGCCAGCAGCAAGGGCAGGTCCTGGTGGCACCCACGGAGCTGCTGAGGGTCAGCTCTGCCGAGGACAGCGagtggcagccccagcaccccacGGGCggctggcaggaggagccccAGAGCCGCTTCTTTGGGCAg GGGAATGAAGCCCTTCATCTGCCTGGAGAGCAGGTGACTGAGGAGCAGTTCACGGACGATCAAGGCAATATCATCACCAAGAAG ATTATCCGGAAGGTGGTGCGCCAGCTGGGCCCTGGTGACATGGGtgacaggcaggagcaggaggagctgatcCTGGAgggctccctgcaggagcacccGGACCTGGAGGCTGACGAGGATCACTTCATGAAATACTCCATCCTGCACCGGGATGGTCTGGGCGCCAAG GAGGAGGTGCGAGTGCGTGTCCCGAAGCCAGAGGTCTCTGGGGGCAGGATGGGGGCTCAGATAGTGAAACGAGCCAGCCTGAAAAGGGGGAAGCAGTGA